In one window of Helianthus annuus cultivar XRQ/B chromosome 17, HanXRQr2.0-SUNRISE, whole genome shotgun sequence DNA:
- the LOC118488898 gene encoding vicilin-like seed storage protein At2g18540, which produces MSSSSHHQNVGLYYKGNIPSVKAGDSPKTAFSGEKTKEPQKSSSSYNPGYHLSSAKANPEESEEILCKIALKLKNSPALSINSAKKQMSFLASAIYHRSKEEPKMIENNPKEKSRACAVIHDDEGYDWSEILLEEDRVDYQFKIRTKEDAEIPYRKHDHYAFVAEIKEKTREEILNEKTYRERCIVGYRIEDMEREYGEAISNKRWDKKRECYVNRDGEPVVHPSEIVFDEVLAVIPLSGEYYSNVEKDKNFKKRLDKIIRDAMTSSLRKRDEARMKKNVECMVDELKKVVEEVKEKEEKVEEKVEEPVTKEQKDDEEEKKKEEEELKNESLNVGDDVDAGDKKKSEVYQKQTEAKAGVPITEVLKKFEDCDNGKQSGLAQGEEKVADLCNC; this is translated from the exons atgagcagttcttcaCATCATCAGAATGTTGGTCTTTATTACAAAGGTAACATACCTTCGGTGAAAGCTGGTGattcaccaaagacagcatttaGTGGTGAGAAGACAAAGGAACCACAGAAAAGCTCATCAAGCTACAATCCAGGATATCACTTATCTTCTGCAAAAGCTAATCCTGAAGAATCAGAGGAAATACTGTGCAAAATTGCTCTTAAGCTAAAGAATTCTCCAGCTTTGAGCATCAACTCTGCTAAGAAGCAAATGAGCttccttgcatct GCAATTTACCACCGTAGCAAAGAAGAGCCGAAAATGATCGAAAATAATCCCAAAGAGAAGTCAAGAGCATGTGCAGTAATCCatgatgatgaagggtatgattggagtgAGATTCTTCTAGAAGAAGATCGTGTTGATTATCAATTTAAAATTAGAACAAAGGAAGACGCTGAAATTCCTTATAGAAAACATGATCATTATGCTTTTGTTGCTGAAATCAAAGAGAAAACCAGAGAAGAGATTCTGAATGAGAAAACCTACAGAGAAAGATGCATTGTGGGATACAGAATCGAAGATATGGAAAGAGAGTATGGAGAAGCAATAAGCAAcaaaagatgggataagaagagagaatgtTATGTGAACAGGGATGGTGAACCGGTTGTTCATCCAAGTGAAATAGTTTTTGATGAAGTTCTTGCAGTAATTCCTTTATCCGGCGAGTACTACTCAAAtgttgaaaaagacaaaaacttCAAGAAAAGGCTGGATAAAATCATCAGAGATGCTATGACATCAAGTCTGAGGAAGAGGGATGAAGCAAGAATGAAGAAAAATGTGGAGTGTATGGTGGATGAGTTAAAGAAGGTGGTTGAAGAAGTAAAAGAAAAGGAAGAGAAGGTAGAAGAAAAAGTTGAAGAACCAGTTACTAAAGAACAGaaggatgatgaggaagaaaagaagaaagaagaagaagagctGAAGAATGAGAGTTTGAATGTTGGTGATGATGTCGATGCTGGTGATAAGAAGAAGAGTGAAGTTTATCAGAAGCAGACAGAAGCGAAAGCCggagtgccaatcactgag gtgctcaagaaatTTGAAGACTGTGATAATGGAAAACAGAGCGGCCTGGCACAAGGAGAGGAGAAGGTTGCTGATCTCTGCAACTGTTGA